From the genome of Helicobacter pylori, one region includes:
- the flgE gene encoding flagellar hook protein FlgE: MLRSLWSGVNGMQAHQIALDIESNNIANVNTTGFKYSRASFVDMLSQVKLIATAPYKNGLAGQNDFSVGLGVGVDATTKIFSQGNIQNTDVKTDLAIQGDGFFIISPDRGITRNFTRDGEFLFDSQGSLVTTGGLVVQGWVRNGSDTGNKGSDTDALKVDNTGPLENIRIDPGMVMPARASNRISMRANLNAGRHADQTAAIFALDSSAKTPSDGINPVYDSGTNLAQVAEDMGSLYNEDGDALLLNENQGIWVSYKSAKMIKDILPSAENSTLELNGVKISFTNDSAVSRTSSLVAAKNAINAVKSQTGIEAYLDGKQLRLENTNELDGDEKLKNIVVTQAGTGAFANFLDGDKDVTAFKYSYTHSISPNADIGQFRTTEDLRALIQHDANIVKDPSLADNYQDSAASIGVTINQYGMFEINNKDNKNVIKENLNIFVSGYSSDSVTNNVLFKNAMKGLNTASLIEGGASASSSKFTHATHATSIDVIDSLGTKHAMRIEFYRSGGAEWNFRVIVPEPGELVGGSAARPNVFEGGRLHFNNDGSLAGMNPPLLQFDPKNGADAPQRINLAFGSSGSFDGLTSVDKISETYAIEQNGYQAGDLMDVRFDSDGVLLGAFSNGRTLALAQVALANFANDAGLQALGGNVFSQTGNSGQALIGAANTGRRGSISGSKLESSNVDLSRSLTNLIVVQRGFQANSKAVTTSDQILNTLLNLKQ; the protein is encoded by the coding sequence TTTCCGTAGGGCTTGGGGTAGGCGTGGATGCGACGACTAAAATCTTTTCACAAGGCAATATCCAAAACACAGATGTCAAAACCGATCTAGCGATTCAAGGCGATGGCTTTTTTATCATTAGCCCTGATAGGGGGATTACGCGCAATTTCACTAGAGATGGGGAGTTCCTTTTTGACTCGCAAGGGAGTTTGGTTACTACCGGCGGTCTTGTGGTGCAAGGGTGGGTGAGAAACGGGAGCGATACCGGCAATAAAGGGAGCGATACGGACGCTTTAAAAGTGGATAACACCGGCCCTTTAGAAAACATTAGAATTGATCCTGGAATGGTGATGCCAGCCAGAGCGAGTAACCGCATTTCTATGAGAGCGAATTTAAACGCTGGAAGGCATGCGGATCAAACAGCGGCGATATTTGCTTTGGATTCTTCGGCTAAAACCCCTTCAGATGGCATTAATCCGGTGTATGATTCAGGCACGAATCTAGCTCAAGTCGCCGAAGACATGGGGTCTTTATACAATGAAGATGGCGACGCTCTTTTATTGAATGAAAATCAAGGGATTTGGGTGAGCTATAAGAGCGCAAAAATGATCAAAGACATCCTCCCTTCTGCAGAAAACAGCACGCTTGAGTTGAATGGGGTTAAGATTTCTTTCACGAACGATTCAGCGGTGAGCAGGACTTCAAGCTTGGTGGCGGCGAAAAATGCGATCAATGCGGTCAAAAGCCAGACAGGCATTGAAGCTTATTTGGACGGCAAGCAGTTGCGTTTGGAAAACACCAATGAATTAGACGGCGATGAAAAGCTTAAAAACATTGTGGTCACTCAAGCCGGAACTGGGGCGTTCGCTAACTTTTTAGACGGCGATAAAGATGTAACGGCTTTCAAATACAGCTACACGCATTCTATCAGCCCTAATGCGGATATTGGGCAGTTTAGGACCACTGAAGACTTGCGTGCATTGATCCAGCATGACGCTAATATCGTTAAAGATCCTAGCTTGGCGGACAATTACCAGGACTCAGCCGCTTCTATAGGGGTTACAATCAATCAATACGGCATGTTTGAAATCAACAATAAAGACAATAAAAATGTCATTAAAGAAAATCTTAATATCTTTGTGAGCGGGTATTCTTCAGACAGCGTAACGAACAATGTTTTGTTTAAAAATGCGATGAAAGGGCTTAATACCGCTTCTTTAATTGAAGGGGGAGCGTCAGCGAGCAGTTCCAAATTCACCCACGCTACGCATGCGACAAGCATTGATGTGATAGACAGCTTAGGCACTAAACACGCTATGCGCATTGAGTTTTATAGGAGCGGAGGAGCGGAATGGAATTTTAGAGTGATCGTGCCTGAGCCTGGGGAATTAGTAGGGGGGTCAGCGGCTAGGCCTAATGTGTTTGAAGGAGGTCGTTTGCATTTTAATAACGACGGATCGCTTGCAGGCATGAACCCGCCTCTTTTGCAATTTGACCCTAAAAATGGCGCTGATGCCCCTCAACGCATCAATTTAGCCTTTGGTTCTTCAGGGAGCTTTGACGGGCTCACGAGCGTGGATAAGATTTCTGAAACTTATGCGATTGAGCAAAACGGCTATCAAGCGGGCGATTTGATGGATGTCCGCTTTGATTCAGACGGGGTGCTTTTAGGAGCGTTCAGTAACGGCAGGACTTTAGCGCTCGCTCAAGTGGCTTTAGCGAATTTCGCTAACGATGCGGGCTTACAGGCTTTAGGCGGGAATGTCTTTTCTCAAACCGGGAATTCAGGGCAAGCCTTAATCGGTGCGGCTAATACGGGGCGTAGGGGTTCGATTTCAGGATCTAAACTAGAGTCTAGTAATGTGGATTTGAGCCGGAGTTTAACGAATTTGATTGTGGTTCAAAGGGGGTTTCAAGCGAACTCTAAAGCGGTAACCACATCCGATCAAATCCTTAACACCCTATTGAATCTTAAGCAATAA
- the hypA gene encoding hydrogenase/urease nickel incorporation protein HypA: protein MHEYSVVSSLIALCEEHAKKNQAHKIERVVVGIGERSAMDKSLFVSAFETFREESLVCKDAILDIVDEKVELECKDCSHVFKPNALDYGVCEKCHSKNVIITQGNEMRLLSLEMLAE from the coding sequence ATGCATGAATACTCGGTCGTTTCTTCTTTAATCGCTCTTTGCGAAGAGCATGCGAAGAAAAATCAAGCCCATAAGATTGAAAGAGTCGTGGTCGGTATTGGCGAAAGAAGTGCTATGGATAAGAGCTTGTTTGTGAGTGCGTTTGAGACTTTTAGAGAAGAATCTTTGGTGTGTAAAGACGCTATTTTAGACATTGTGGATGAAAAGGTTGAATTAGAATGCAAGGATTGTTCGCATGTTTTTAAGCCTAACGCACTAGATTATGGGGTGTGTGAGAAATGCCACAGCAAGAATGTCATTATCACTCAAGGCAATGAAATGCGTTTGTTGTCTTTAGAAATGTTAGCGGAATAA
- the mua gene encoding nickel-binding protein Mua yields MQEELNAYQQEIKDTREVLKKIRLELKQVQEILRKKKSALKGLKQEIYQKKLEKEHSRSNKETQNTEKDVVFPKALEEVEIYTKDNQVVMAKPSKRVFDEGIYLQYRSVLRENRFLKNHLSKKDFENALLKIELRDLHKEIKLYQVQNLLKDK; encoded by the coding sequence ATGCAAGAAGAATTGAACGCTTACCAACAAGAAATTAAAGACACTAGAGAAGTTTTAAAAAAAATCCGTTTGGAATTGAAGCAAGTCCAAGAAATCTTGCGTAAGAAAAAGAGCGCTTTGAAAGGTTTGAAGCAAGAAATCTATCAAAAGAAATTAGAAAAAGAACACTCCCGCTCCAACAAAGAAACACAAAATACAGAAAAGGATGTGGTTTTCCCTAAAGCCCTTGAAGAAGTGGAGATTTACACTAAGGACAATCAGGTTGTAATGGCAAAACCCAGCAAGCGCGTGTTTGATGAAGGGATTTACTTGCAATACCGCAGCGTTTTGCGCGAAAACAGGTTTTTAAAAAACCATCTCTCTAAAAAAGATTTTGAAAATGCGTTACTCAAAATTGAATTAAGGGATTTGCATAAAGAAATCAAGCTCTATCAAGTCCAAAACCTTTTGAAAGACAAATAA